The genomic interval TAAAAAAAATCTCCTGCCCGGAGTTAAAGAATTGAGATTGATATGAAAACTACTGGAAATAACTGCATATAGAATCTATAAATAATAAGTGTACTTTCAAATTTTAATATTTTAAATAAGTGAAGGTTGTGTAGATGTATTTAAATAGATAATTATAGATAGGTATATGAGTAAAATGGCAAGAAATAAACATAAAGGAATAATAGTCCTTGTAATAATAATTGTACTGGCATTATTAATATACGGCCTTATACCAACTATTCTAAACACCAGCCCTTCTGCAATGAAAGACAATAATTCATATTATTTAGCCGGCAAGATAACGCAAGATGTAACAGTAAACGGGCAATCTGCATTCACACTGAATGACAATGGTAAATCAATTACTGTCTTGTATAACGGAACAGCATCAGTTAATTCCTTTGTACTGGTACACGGAACCTATCAGAATAGTTTGCTAGGGAGCTATATAAACAGCAGTTCAGTAACGCCCTGGCTTTACTCCATAAGTTAATTGATACCAAAATAATACATTTATGCTAATATTTGTGTTAAAGCAAAGGAATTTTTTTCTTATTTGGGCGTTGTAAAATTCTGCGATAGTTTTGAATCTGCTACATCTTCTTTTATCAGGAATTTATATTCCCAAATTGCAGAAATAAAGATGACCTGAGTTATATTACCAATTCAGATATCTCCATTATTGCTTTAATTCTATGTTGCCCTTCATATCAATTTCATAAATTCGATAGTGTAAGTAATTGTCTGTAAATTATAAATGGTCTTGCATAATTTAAATTAGGAGATGAAAAAAATGCAAGACCAATTAGAAGTAATAAAAGAAAAGATAAAAAGTTATGGATTGAACAGAGAGAATATGAGGGATTTAAAGAAGTGGAACCTTAATGATAGATATAAATGAGGGGTATGTAACAGGAAGAAAATATATTAATATGGAGGAAATCAACAGAGAGTAAGGCTATTTACAATTTACAGAAAATAATGTACATTATCTGATTGCACAGTGTTATTCTTATTTCAAAAATTCATTCTCTCTTTTATTGTTTCCTTCAATATTCTATCCATATCTGTATTTTCAATATTTTGTTACCCCCTTGCTCAAAAGGTGTATCATTCCATGTTATTTGATGATTAAATTTGCTAGTAACAGGGGATTTATATTTACACATAATTATGTACACAACCTTCACAGATTTTATTATTTATCCTCAGGCACTTAATATCCATATATGCAATAATAGGTATCGTCGAACCGAGAATTAATGACTATATAGTTGTTTTAAAGTATAACGACTATGGCTTTAGATATTAATCAAAAACTCTGTATTGTATATGAGAACAGATTAAAATGAATAATTATTTTTATATCACCTTACTCTTTGCTTATTACAATACTACGCTTTCGAACTCAGAGCTATTAGCCAAACTACCTAATCTAAAAGTGTCCGGATTAGAGGCAAGTCTAAAGAGAGAACAAAATCATTTTTGAAGGCCACGGAGGTATGAAGTTATTTATAAGGATAACAGAGAAGGCATAATAACATGGATGTGAAAATTGGATTGACTTTTATTTTCAAATATTCAATAATTTCTATATATCTAAAACATTTTAAAGGCATCTATAAAAGGTGTTATATGAGTTCATTTTACTTACAATTAATGGAATGGGCCCGACCGGATTCGGACCGGTGACCTTCTCCGTGTCAGGGAGACATCATACCACTAGACTACGAGCCCTCTAAGGTTGATTTGAAGATAATATATAATTTTTACCTAATAGAGATTTACTATTATATCCTGAATTGCGTTTCTATATAAACACTACCATAGAAAAAAAGAATTAAAGAAAAAAGCTCACAGAAATTAAAAATATTACATATTTTCAAATAAATAGACAACAATACTCATATAGATAGGATTAATACTAAATAAATGGTAGTTAGAGATTATTCGCTTTACATTAAAAGCCTCATGCATGAAAATAACAGAAAAAATGATGTTGATAAACCAGTTTCCATCTGGAAAGAACTGGATCGCCTGAGAGGTAGCCCGGAGAAAACAATGGTATGTATTTTCAGGACAACAGGATGTGCGTGGTATAAATTTACGGCATGTTCCATGTGTGGCTATTTTAATGACACCTCCCCTGAAATAGTGGATGAAAATCTTATGAGGCAGGTAGATACATTATATGATTCGCTTAACGATACAAAAGTATTGAAAATATTTACTTCCGGAAGTTTTCTCGATCCCAACGAAGTACACCCTGCCGTGAGGGATTACTTTATCGATAGGATGAAAGATAAGGTTGATAAATTGCTTGTAGAGTCAAGAACAGAATATATAAAACCTGAAACATTGCAACCATTTAAAAAGGCAAAGATTGACCTGAGAATAGCCATAGGGCTAGAAAGTGCAGATGACTATATTATGAAATATTCAGTTAATAAGGGAAGTACATTGAAAAAATTTATTGATGCTGCAAAAATTCTGCAACAGGAAAAAATAGAATTACGTACGTATTTATTGTTTAAACCTCCATTCATATCAGAAAAAATGGCTATTGCTGATATAGAAAAATCAGTTTCTATTGTAGCCCCATACTCGGCAGATATATCAATAAATCCAATGAATATCCAGAAGAATACACTGGTAGAGAAACTATGGAAAAAGGGACTGT from Ferroplasma acidiphilum carries:
- a CDS encoding archaeosine biosynthesis radical SAM protein RaSEA, translating into MVVRDYSLYIKSLMHENNRKNDVDKPVSIWKELDRLRGSPEKTMVCIFRTTGCAWYKFTACSMCGYFNDTSPEIVDENLMRQVDTLYDSLNDTKVLKIFTSGSFLDPNEVHPAVRDYFIDRMKDKVDKLLVESRTEYIKPETLQPFKKAKIDLRIAIGLESADDYIMKYSVNKGSTLKKFIDAAKILQQEKIELRTYLLFKPPFISEKMAIADIEKSVSIVAPYSADISINPMNIQKNTLVEKLWKKGLYRPPRLYSLAKILIDLGSQYPVLSYPTGGNKERGVHNDKYDGKLLDLIMQSSLDHDFGELSDYYNSLDLEDYRYDLDLEDKMFFQGDYMTLLKRLSGSSITY